The following proteins are encoded in a genomic region of Mycolicibacterium confluentis:
- a CDS encoding 3'(2'),5'-bisphosphate nucleotidase CysQ translates to MEQTDAALAADLAVEAGKLLVAMRDEVGYDYPWMLGDEGDARANRLLLQRLATHRPDDAVLSEESPDNLARLKSDRVWIIDPVDGTHEYATPYRKDWAVHIALWQRVGGPDGRITDAAVSLPAHGEVYRSDTVVAGSRRDPNAPIRITASSNRPPRVLYRMAETLDFELVRIGSAGAKAMAVVRGDVDAYIHAGGQWEWDSAAPAGVVLAAGMHASRLDGSPMIYNRPDPYLPDLLMCRPELADVLLEAIRSAS, encoded by the coding sequence ATGGAACAGACTGATGCCGCACTGGCCGCTGACCTGGCTGTCGAGGCCGGAAAGCTGCTCGTGGCGATGCGCGACGAGGTCGGCTACGACTACCCCTGGATGCTCGGCGACGAGGGGGATGCGCGGGCCAATCGGCTGCTGTTGCAGCGCCTGGCCACCCACCGTCCCGACGACGCGGTGCTCTCCGAGGAGTCACCCGACAACCTGGCGCGGCTGAAGTCGGACCGGGTCTGGATCATCGACCCCGTCGACGGCACGCATGAGTACGCGACGCCGTACCGCAAGGACTGGGCCGTGCACATCGCGCTGTGGCAGCGCGTCGGAGGACCCGACGGCCGGATCACCGACGCCGCGGTGTCGCTGCCAGCCCACGGTGAGGTGTACCGCTCCGACACCGTGGTGGCGGGGTCCCGCCGCGACCCGAACGCGCCCATCCGCATCACCGCGAGCTCCAACCGGCCGCCGCGGGTCCTGTACCGCATGGCCGAGACGCTCGACTTCGAACTCGTGCGGATCGGCTCGGCAGGTGCCAAGGCGATGGCTGTGGTGCGCGGTGACGTCGACGCCTACATCCACGCCGGAGGGCAGTGGGAATGGGACTCTGCCGCACCCGCGGGTGTGGTGCTGGCGGCCGGCATGCACGCCTCCCGGCTGGACGGGTCCCCGATGATCTACAACCGTCCGGATCCCTATCTGCCGGACCTGCTGATGTGTCGCCCGGAACTCGCCGACGTACTGCTCGAGGCGATCAGGTCGGCCAGTTGA
- the mshC gene encoding cysteine--1-D-myo-inosityl 2-amino-2-deoxy-alpha-D-glucopyranoside ligase, with amino-acid sequence MQSWSAAAVPELPGRSPQLRLYDSADRQVRPVAAGDVAKMYVCGITPYDATHLGHAATYLTFDLVYRVWLDSGHQVHYVQNITDVDDPLFERAARDGVDWRDLGAREIQLFREDMSALRVLPPHDYVAATDAIGEVIELVEKMLVSGAAYVVDDPQYPDVYFRADATTQFGYESGYDHNLMRELFAERGGDPDRPGKADPLDALVWRAERPDEPSWPSPFGPGRPGWHVECAAIALTRLGMGLDVQGGGSDLIFPHHEFSAAHAESVTAQRRFARHYVHAGMIGWDGHKMSKSRGNLVLVSKLRAEGVEPAAIRLGLFAGHYRSDRHWSPQVLADAQARLERWRAATSLAAAPDATDLLARARAYLADDLDTPKVLAALDGWSADALEYGGHDEDAPALVRTAVDALLGVAL; translated from the coding sequence ATGCAGTCGTGGAGTGCCGCAGCCGTTCCGGAGTTGCCCGGGCGGTCCCCGCAGTTGCGTCTGTACGACAGCGCCGATCGACAGGTGCGTCCGGTCGCGGCGGGAGACGTCGCCAAGATGTACGTGTGCGGCATCACACCCTATGACGCAACCCATCTCGGCCATGCCGCCACCTATCTGACGTTCGATCTGGTCTACCGGGTGTGGCTGGATTCCGGTCATCAGGTGCACTACGTGCAGAACATCACCGACGTCGACGACCCGCTGTTCGAACGCGCGGCGCGCGACGGCGTGGACTGGCGCGACCTGGGGGCGCGCGAGATCCAGCTGTTCCGTGAGGATATGAGCGCGCTGCGGGTGCTGCCGCCGCACGACTACGTGGCCGCCACCGACGCCATCGGCGAGGTCATCGAACTCGTGGAGAAGATGCTGGTCTCCGGCGCGGCCTACGTCGTCGACGATCCGCAGTATCCGGACGTCTATTTCCGGGCTGACGCCACAACCCAATTCGGCTACGAGTCGGGCTATGACCACAACCTGATGCGGGAACTGTTCGCCGAGCGCGGGGGAGACCCCGACCGCCCCGGCAAGGCCGATCCGCTGGATGCGCTGGTCTGGCGCGCCGAACGCCCGGACGAGCCGAGTTGGCCGTCGCCGTTCGGCCCGGGCCGGCCCGGTTGGCACGTGGAGTGCGCCGCGATCGCGCTGACCCGCCTGGGCATGGGGCTCGACGTGCAGGGCGGCGGCAGCGACCTGATCTTCCCGCACCACGAGTTCTCCGCGGCGCACGCCGAATCCGTCACCGCGCAACGCCGTTTTGCCCGGCACTACGTGCACGCCGGAATGATCGGCTGGGACGGCCACAAGATGTCCAAGAGTCGCGGCAATCTGGTGCTGGTGTCCAAGCTGCGTGCCGAGGGCGTCGAACCCGCCGCGATCCGCCTCGGTCTGTTCGCCGGGCACTACCGCAGTGACCGGCATTGGAGCCCGCAGGTGCTCGCCGACGCGCAGGCGCGGTTGGAGCGCTGGCGCGCCGCGACGTCGCTGGCCGCCGCGCCCGATGCCACCGATCTGCTTGCGCGGGCGCGCGCTTACCTGGCCGACGATCTGGACACTCCGAAAGTCCTTGCGGCCCTTGATGGATGGTCGGCGGATGCCCTCGAGTACGGCGGTCACGACGAGGATGCGCCCGCCCTGGTGCGCACTGCCGTCGACGCGTTGTTGGGGGTCGCACTCTGA
- a CDS encoding patatin-like phospholipase family protein: MAPTTRADLVLSGGGVKGIGLVGAVAALVDGGHLPQRISGTSAGALVGAVLAAAVHAKRVDADELKSIAMRIDYRALLDPGLVERIPILGPVWGVASGGGVYRGEALRDWVAEQLADYRVTTFADLRIADRSLPPEQRYRLVVTVADVTLGQLVRLPWDYQRVYGLDPDRQLVADAVRASTAIPFFYRPVTLTHADGTTSTLVDGGLLSNFPIDSLDRVDGKVPRWPTFGVTLLPNLPAENAQVIPALRPLRALGAPTLLEQVVTTMLVGRDQAHLNQPWVSARTIRVDTTDVGVLDFDLSDADKLALYDKGVAAGRDFLATWDFDAYTSRFRQPLNPGPRRRR, from the coding sequence ATGGCACCGACCACGCGCGCGGACCTCGTGCTCTCCGGGGGTGGGGTCAAGGGAATTGGGCTGGTCGGTGCCGTCGCGGCACTTGTGGACGGCGGTCACCTGCCGCAACGCATCTCCGGCACGTCGGCTGGCGCCCTCGTCGGTGCGGTGCTGGCCGCCGCGGTGCACGCCAAACGGGTCGACGCGGACGAACTCAAGAGCATCGCGATGCGGATCGACTACCGCGCACTGCTCGACCCCGGGTTGGTGGAGCGGATCCCCATCCTGGGTCCGGTCTGGGGTGTTGCCTCGGGCGGCGGGGTCTACCGGGGTGAGGCCCTGCGTGACTGGGTCGCCGAGCAACTGGCCGACTATCGCGTGACGACCTTCGCCGATCTGCGGATCGCCGACCGCAGCCTGCCGCCCGAGCAGCGGTACCGGTTGGTCGTCACGGTCGCCGATGTGACGCTGGGCCAGTTGGTCCGGCTGCCATGGGACTACCAGCGGGTCTACGGGCTGGACCCCGATCGTCAGTTGGTGGCCGACGCCGTCCGCGCCTCGACGGCCATCCCGTTCTTCTATCGGCCGGTGACGCTGACGCACGCCGACGGGACGACGTCGACCCTGGTCGACGGCGGATTGTTGTCGAACTTCCCGATCGACTCGCTGGATCGGGTCGACGGGAAGGTGCCGCGCTGGCCGACGTTCGGGGTGACGCTGCTGCCGAACCTGCCCGCCGAGAATGCCCAGGTCATCCCCGCACTTCGGCCACTGCGCGCCCTCGGTGCGCCGACGCTGCTGGAGCAGGTGGTGACCACGATGCTCGTCGGGCGTGATCAGGCGCATCTCAACCAGCCGTGGGTGAGTGCGCGGACCATCCGGGTCGACACCACCGACGTCGGCGTCCTCGACTTCGATCTGTCCGACGCCGACAAGCTCGCGCTGTACGACAAGGGTGTCGCCGCGGGCCGCGACTTCCTGGCGACGTGGGATTTCGACGCCTACACCAGCAGGTTCCGTCAGCCCCTGAACCCAGGCCCGCGGCGGCGCAGGTAG
- the metH gene encoding methionine synthase — protein sequence MEGVLVQDTFAPNIRPDCTDELSAALRERILVIDGAMGTAIQRDRPDEAGYRGERFKDWASPLQGNNDLLTLTQPHIISGIHREYLAAGADILETNTFNANAVSLSDYDMAELSYELNYAGAALARTACDEFSTPDKPRYVAGALGPTTRTASISPDVNDPGARNVSYDQLVAAYSDAARGLVDGGADLLIVETIFDTLNAKAAVFAIETLFEERGRRWPVIISGTITDASGRTLSGQVTEAFWNSIRHARPLAVGLNCALGAPEMRPYLAEMSRIADTFVSCYPNAGLPNAFGEYDESPKRQAGYVADFVEAGLVNMVGGCCGTAPAHIAEIAKVVEGKPPREVPKIPVATRLAGLEPLNITDESLFVNIGERTNITGSARFRNLIKAEDYDTALSVALQQVEVGAQVIDINMDEGMIDGVAAMDRFTKLIAAEPDISRVPVMIDSSKWEVIEAGLKNVQGKPIVNSISLKEGEEKFVREARLCRKYGAAVVVMAFDEQGQADNLERRKEICGRAYRILTEEVGFPAEDIIFDPNCFALATGIEEHATYGIDFINACAWIKANLPGVHISGGISNVSFSFRGNNPVREAIHAVFLFHAIRAGLDMGIVNAGALVPYDSIDPELRDRIEDVVLNRREDAAERLLEIAERFNKTEKGEDPAAAEWRSLPVRERITHALVKGMDAHVDADTEELRAEIAAAGGRPIEVIEGPLMDGMNVVGDLFGAGKMFLPQVVKSARVMKKAVAYLLPFIEAEKEASGVAATKDTNGTIIMATVKGDVHDIGKNIVGVVLQCNNFEVIDLGVMVPAQKILDAVKEHNADIVGLSGLITPSLDEMVNFAVEMERQGLEIPLLIGGATTSRAHTAVKVAPRRSGPVVWVKDASRSVPVAAALLDDRQRPALLEATEKDYASLRERHAEKNERPMLTLEKARANRTPVEWEGYTPPVPAVGTGVREFLDYDLAELREYIDWQPFFNAWEMKGRFPDILNNPASGEAARKLYDDAQEMLDTAIKEKWLTANGVIGFFCANAVGDDIEVYTDETRSEVLTTLHNLRQQGEHRDGIPNRSLGDFIAPKETGLADYVGAFAVTAGLGSQDKIMEFKAAHDDYSAILLESLADRLAEAFAERMHQRVRQEFWGYQPEEQLDNEELIRERYVGIRPAPGYPACPEHTEKATLFDLLDVTKRTGIELTESMAMWPGAAVSGWYFSHPQSQYFVVGRLAQDQVADYARRKGWTLQEAERWLAPNLGYNPED from the coding sequence ATGGAAGGAGTGCTCGTGCAGGACACTTTCGCGCCCAACATCCGCCCCGACTGCACTGACGAATTGTCGGCTGCACTGCGCGAGCGGATCCTGGTGATCGACGGCGCGATGGGCACGGCGATCCAGCGAGACCGGCCGGACGAGGCGGGCTACCGCGGCGAGCGGTTCAAGGACTGGGCGAGCCCCCTTCAGGGCAACAACGACCTGCTGACCCTCACGCAGCCGCACATCATCTCCGGCATCCACCGCGAGTACCTCGCGGCCGGCGCCGACATCCTCGAGACCAACACGTTCAATGCGAACGCCGTCTCGCTCTCCGACTACGACATGGCGGAGCTGAGCTACGAGCTGAACTACGCCGGAGCCGCTCTGGCCCGCACAGCCTGCGACGAGTTCAGCACCCCCGACAAGCCCCGCTACGTCGCCGGCGCGCTGGGGCCGACGACGCGGACCGCGTCGATCTCGCCGGACGTCAACGATCCCGGCGCCCGCAACGTCTCGTACGACCAGCTGGTCGCCGCCTACAGCGACGCCGCCCGCGGCCTGGTCGACGGGGGTGCCGACCTCCTCATCGTCGAGACGATCTTCGACACGCTGAACGCCAAGGCCGCGGTGTTCGCCATCGAGACGCTGTTCGAGGAGCGCGGACGCCGCTGGCCGGTGATCATCTCGGGCACCATCACCGACGCGTCCGGGCGGACCCTGTCCGGTCAGGTCACCGAGGCGTTCTGGAACTCGATCCGGCACGCCAGGCCGCTGGCGGTCGGCCTCAACTGCGCCCTGGGCGCGCCCGAGATGAGGCCGTACCTCGCCGAGATGTCGCGGATCGCCGACACCTTCGTCTCCTGCTACCCGAATGCGGGCCTGCCCAACGCGTTCGGCGAGTACGACGAGTCCCCGAAGCGTCAGGCGGGCTACGTCGCGGACTTCGTCGAGGCCGGACTGGTCAACATGGTCGGCGGCTGCTGCGGAACGGCGCCGGCGCACATCGCCGAGATCGCCAAGGTCGTCGAGGGCAAGCCGCCGCGTGAGGTGCCCAAGATTCCGGTGGCCACCCGGCTGGCCGGCCTGGAGCCACTGAACATCACCGACGAGTCCCTGTTCGTCAACATCGGTGAGCGCACCAACATCACCGGCTCGGCCCGGTTCCGCAACCTGATCAAGGCCGAGGACTACGACACCGCCCTGTCAGTGGCCCTGCAGCAGGTCGAGGTCGGTGCGCAGGTCATCGACATCAACATGGACGAGGGCATGATCGACGGCGTCGCCGCGATGGACCGGTTCACCAAGCTGATCGCGGCCGAACCGGACATCAGCCGCGTCCCGGTGATGATCGACTCCTCCAAGTGGGAGGTCATCGAGGCGGGCCTGAAGAACGTGCAGGGCAAGCCGATCGTGAACTCGATCTCGCTGAAAGAGGGCGAGGAGAAGTTCGTCCGCGAAGCCCGGCTGTGCCGCAAGTACGGCGCCGCCGTCGTGGTGATGGCCTTCGACGAGCAGGGGCAGGCCGACAACCTGGAGCGCCGCAAGGAGATCTGCGGGCGCGCGTACCGGATCCTGACCGAAGAGGTCGGCTTCCCGGCCGAGGACATCATCTTCGACCCGAACTGCTTCGCGTTGGCCACCGGCATCGAGGAGCATGCGACCTACGGCATCGACTTCATCAACGCCTGCGCGTGGATCAAGGCGAACCTGCCGGGCGTGCACATCTCCGGCGGCATCTCCAACGTGTCGTTCTCGTTCCGGGGTAACAACCCGGTCCGCGAGGCCATCCACGCGGTGTTCCTTTTCCACGCCATCAGGGCCGGCCTGGACATGGGCATCGTGAATGCCGGTGCGCTGGTGCCCTACGACTCGATCGATCCCGAACTGCGGGACCGCATCGAGGACGTCGTGCTGAACCGGCGCGAGGATGCCGCCGAGCGTCTCCTGGAGATCGCCGAACGCTTCAACAAGACGGAGAAGGGCGAGGATCCCGCCGCGGCTGAATGGCGCAGCCTTCCGGTCCGCGAGCGGATCACGCACGCGCTGGTGAAGGGGATGGACGCCCACGTCGACGCCGACACCGAGGAACTGCGAGCCGAGATCGCCGCCGCCGGAGGGCGGCCGATCGAGGTGATCGAGGGCCCGCTGATGGACGGCATGAACGTCGTCGGCGACCTGTTCGGCGCGGGCAAGATGTTCCTGCCGCAGGTGGTGAAGTCGGCCCGCGTGATGAAGAAGGCCGTGGCCTACCTGCTGCCGTTCATCGAGGCGGAGAAGGAAGCCTCCGGTGTCGCGGCGACCAAGGACACCAACGGCACGATCATCATGGCGACTGTCAAGGGCGACGTCCATGACATCGGCAAGAACATCGTCGGAGTCGTTCTGCAGTGCAACAACTTCGAGGTCATCGACCTCGGTGTGATGGTGCCTGCGCAGAAGATCCTGGACGCGGTCAAGGAGCACAACGCCGACATCGTCGGCCTGTCCGGCCTGATCACCCCGTCGCTGGACGAGATGGTCAACTTCGCCGTCGAGATGGAACGCCAGGGGCTCGAGATCCCGCTGCTGATCGGTGGCGCGACCACGTCGCGCGCCCACACGGCGGTGAAGGTGGCGCCGCGTCGCAGCGGTCCCGTGGTCTGGGTCAAAGATGCCTCGCGTTCCGTTCCCGTGGCCGCGGCGCTGCTGGACGACCGGCAGCGGCCGGCCCTGCTGGAGGCGACGGAGAAGGACTACGCATCCCTGCGGGAACGGCATGCCGAGAAGAACGAGCGGCCGATGCTCACGCTGGAGAAGGCCCGGGCGAACCGGACGCCGGTCGAGTGGGAGGGCTACACGCCCCCGGTGCCCGCGGTCGGCACGGGAGTCCGGGAGTTTCTGGACTACGACCTCGCCGAACTGCGCGAGTACATCGACTGGCAGCCGTTCTTCAACGCCTGGGAGATGAAGGGCCGCTTCCCGGACATCCTCAACAACCCGGCCTCGGGTGAGGCGGCGCGCAAGCTCTACGACGACGCGCAGGAGATGCTCGACACCGCGATCAAGGAGAAATGGCTGACGGCCAACGGGGTGATCGGATTCTTCTGTGCCAACGCCGTCGGCGACGACATCGAGGTCTACACCGACGAGACCCGGTCCGAGGTGCTGACGACGCTGCACAACCTGCGCCAGCAGGGCGAGCACCGCGACGGCATTCCGAACCGCTCGCTGGGTGACTTCATCGCGCCCAAGGAGACCGGCCTGGCCGACTACGTGGGCGCGTTCGCCGTCACCGCGGGGCTCGGCAGCCAGGACAAGATCATGGAGTTCAAGGCGGCGCACGACGACTACAGCGCGATCCTGCTGGAGTCGCTTGCCGACCGGTTGGCCGAGGCGTTCGCCGAACGGATGCATCAGCGGGTGCGCCAGGAGTTCTGGGGATACCAGCCCGAGGAGCAGCTGGACAACGAGGAACTCATCAGGGAGCGCTACGTCGGGATCCGCCCGGCCCCCGGCTATCCGGCCTGCCCGGAGCACACCGAGAAGGCGACGCTGTTCGACCTGTTGGACGTGACGAAACGGACCGGTATCGAGCTGACCGAGTCGATGGCGATGTGGCCGGGGGCCGCCGTCAGCGGCTGGTACTTCTCGCACCCGCAGTCGCAGTACTTCGTCGTCGGCCGGCTGGCACAGGACCAGGTCGCCGACTACGCACGGCGCAAGGGCTGGACCCTGCAGGAGGCCGAGCGTTGGCTGGCGCCGAACCTGGGCTACAACCCCGAGGACTGA
- a CDS encoding HAD family hydrolase, translating to MRAVLWDMDGTLVDSEKLWDLGIQELYRRHDRELPAEVRTATVGGSAETVMDIVYADLGLNPDPDHMAQTADWLHEYVGELFATGLPWCAGAKEMLDQLLAADIPMGLVTNTRRDLTEKALDSIGRHYFSVSVCADEVPSGKPAPDPYLRAAQLLGLNPADCLAIEDSLIGSEAAVLAGCAVLVIPNDIEVPTSARRRRVDTLDQLTPADLRAVHTEIGDLTERSA from the coding sequence ATGCGTGCGGTGTTGTGGGACATGGATGGCACGCTCGTCGACTCCGAAAAGCTGTGGGATCTCGGCATTCAGGAGCTCTACCGGCGCCATGACCGCGAGTTGCCTGCCGAGGTTCGCACCGCGACCGTCGGCGGGTCTGCGGAGACGGTCATGGACATCGTCTACGCCGACCTCGGGTTGAACCCCGACCCGGACCACATGGCCCAGACCGCCGACTGGCTGCACGAGTACGTCGGTGAGCTGTTCGCGACCGGCCTGCCGTGGTGCGCGGGGGCCAAGGAGATGCTGGACCAGTTGCTGGCGGCGGACATCCCGATGGGGTTGGTGACCAACACCCGCCGCGACCTCACCGAGAAGGCGCTCGACAGCATTGGCCGCCACTACTTTTCGGTGTCGGTGTGCGCCGACGAGGTGCCCAGCGGCAAGCCCGCCCCCGACCCGTACCTGCGCGCCGCCCAACTGCTCGGGCTGAACCCAGCCGACTGCCTGGCCATCGAGGACTCGCTGATCGGGTCCGAGGCGGCCGTGCTCGCGGGCTGCGCAGTCCTGGTCATCCCCAACGACATCGAGGTGCCGACGAGCGCGCGGCGCCGTCGTGTCGACACACTGGATCAGCTCACACCCGCAGACCTGCGCGCGGTGCACACCGAGATCGGCGACCTGACCGAGCGCAGCGCCTGA
- a CDS encoding PAC2 family protein: protein MTPSDSRRADLPELHNTIIVAAFEGWNDAGDAASDALEHLDAIWEASTIVEIDDESYYDYQVNRPVIRQVDGVTRELVWPSMRISHCRPPGGDRDIVLMHGVEPNMRWRSFCAELLSIAEKLDVDTVVILGALLADTPHTRPVPVSGAAYSSDSAKYFGLEETRYEGPTGIAGVFQDACVAAGIPAVTFWAAVPHYVSQPPNPKATVALLRRVEDVLDIEVPLADLPLQAEEWEQAVTEMTADDEEIAEYVASLEQRGDAEVDMNEALGKIDGDALAAEFERYLRRRGPGFRG from the coding sequence GTGACCCCGTCGGATTCCCGCAGAGCAGATCTGCCCGAACTCCACAACACGATCATCGTGGCCGCGTTCGAGGGCTGGAACGACGCCGGTGATGCGGCCAGTGACGCGTTGGAGCACCTGGATGCCATCTGGGAGGCCTCGACGATCGTCGAGATCGATGATGAGAGCTACTACGACTACCAGGTGAATCGGCCGGTGATCCGGCAGGTTGACGGTGTCACCCGCGAACTGGTGTGGCCGTCCATGCGGATCTCGCACTGCCGTCCGCCCGGCGGCGACCGCGACATCGTGCTGATGCACGGGGTGGAACCCAACATGCGGTGGCGCAGTTTCTGCGCCGAACTGCTGTCGATCGCCGAGAAACTCGACGTCGACACCGTGGTGATCCTCGGTGCGCTGCTGGCCGACACGCCGCACACCCGCCCCGTGCCGGTGTCCGGGGCCGCCTATTCGTCGGATTCAGCCAAGTACTTCGGCCTCGAGGAGACCCGTTACGAGGGGCCGACCGGCATCGCGGGCGTCTTCCAGGACGCCTGTGTGGCCGCGGGCATCCCCGCGGTGACGTTCTGGGCCGCCGTCCCGCACTACGTGTCCCAGCCGCCCAACCCGAAGGCCACCGTGGCGCTGCTGCGCCGCGTGGAGGACGTCCTCGACATCGAGGTGCCGCTGGCCGACCTGCCCCTGCAGGCCGAGGAGTGGGAGCAGGCGGTCACCGAGATGACGGCCGACGACGAGGAGATCGCCGAGTACGTGGCGTCCCTGGAGCAGCGCGGCGACGCCGAGGTCGACATGAACGAGGCGCTGGGCAAGATCGACGGTGACGCGCTGGCCGCGGAGTTCGAGCGCTACCTGCGCCGCCGCGGGCCTGGGTTCAGGGGCTGA
- a CDS encoding DUF1254 domain-containing protein — translation MRRLAVALVALLLTSCATTDRPTETSSAPPPPAEASVSPEQAREIAKDAYVYGFPMVDNYRVQYAYFVDKDNPEYKGGWNQIHNAARVYTPEDTAIQTPNSDTPYSMLGADLRTEPLVLTVPPIDQDRYYSLQFIDGYTYNFAYVGSRTTGNGGGRYLLVGPNWQGEKPDGINEIIRSDTELAFVLYRTQLFGPDDLDNVKRIQAGYQVTPLSVHLNQPSPPAAPPIDFVPPLSREQQRTSPQFFDILNFTMKFAPTLPDEAAVRERFEDIGVGAGRTFDAESLSPETRTAIEAGMADAWAELDALKKDKIDTGEVGSADFFGTRKDLKDNYLYRMAGAALGIYGNTAAEAVYPNFANDSTGAPLTGANKYVYRFAPGQLPPVNAFWSLTLYEMPQSLLSDNPIDRYLINSAMLPDLVKDPDGGYTLYVQHDPPGQDRMANWLPAPEGPFALVMRLYWPKPDALDGQWQAPQPEKV, via the coding sequence ATGAGGAGACTCGCCGTCGCGTTGGTCGCGTTGTTGCTCACGTCCTGTGCCACGACCGACAGGCCCACTGAGACCTCGAGCGCGCCGCCGCCCCCTGCCGAGGCCTCGGTCAGCCCGGAGCAGGCGCGTGAGATCGCCAAGGACGCCTACGTCTACGGCTTTCCGATGGTGGACAACTACCGCGTCCAGTACGCGTACTTCGTCGACAAGGACAACCCGGAGTACAAGGGCGGCTGGAACCAGATCCACAACGCCGCCCGGGTCTACACGCCCGAGGACACCGCGATTCAGACCCCCAACTCCGATACGCCGTATTCGATGCTCGGGGCGGACTTGCGCACCGAACCGCTGGTGCTGACCGTGCCGCCGATCGATCAGGACCGGTACTACTCCCTGCAGTTCATCGACGGCTACACCTACAACTTCGCCTACGTCGGAAGCCGCACCACGGGCAACGGCGGTGGCCGGTACCTGCTCGTGGGGCCCAACTGGCAGGGCGAGAAACCGGACGGCATCAACGAGATCATCCGCAGCGACACCGAGTTGGCCTTCGTGCTGTACCGCACTCAGCTGTTCGGGCCCGACGATCTGGACAACGTCAAGCGGATCCAGGCCGGCTACCAGGTGACACCGCTGTCGGTGCACCTCAACCAGCCGTCACCGCCCGCCGCGCCGCCCATCGACTTCGTCCCGCCGCTGTCGCGCGAGCAGCAGCGCACCTCGCCGCAGTTCTTCGACATCCTCAACTTCACAATGAAATTCGCTCCGACGCTGCCCGACGAGGCCGCGGTGCGGGAGCGGTTCGAGGACATCGGGGTGGGCGCCGGTCGCACCTTCGACGCCGAATCGCTGAGCCCCGAGACACGGACGGCGATCGAGGCGGGGATGGCCGACGCGTGGGCCGAACTCGACGCGCTGAAGAAGGACAAGATCGACACCGGGGAAGTCGGGTCGGCGGACTTCTTCGGCACGCGGAAAGACCTCAAGGACAATTACCTGTATCGCATGGCGGGCGCGGCGCTGGGCATCTACGGCAACACCGCGGCCGAGGCCGTCTATCCGAACTTCGCCAACGACTCCACGGGCGCGCCGCTGACCGGGGCCAACAAGTACGTCTACCGGTTCGCGCCGGGGCAGCTGCCGCCGGTCAACGCGTTCTGGTCGCTGACCCTCTACGAGATGCCGCAGAGCCTGCTCTCGGACAACCCGATCGACCGCTACTTGATCAACTCGGCGATGCTGCCCGACCTGGTCAAGGACCCCGACGGGGGCTACACGCTGTACGTGCAGCACGACCCGCCCGGGCAGGACAGGATGGCCAACTGGCTGCCCGCGCCGGAGGGGCCGTTCGCGCTGGTCATGAGGCTGTACTGGCCTAAGCCGGACGCTCTCGACGGACAGTGGCAGGCGCCCCAACCAGAGAAGGTCTAG